A stretch of the Archangium violaceum genome encodes the following:
- a CDS encoding TetR/AcrR family transcriptional regulator — MKNSSIPERRPRGRPRGFDSTRALDEALKVFWRLGYEGASITDLTEAMGITAPSLYAAFGSKAELYRQALERYRAEQGAFTARALAEEPTARAAIARVLRESAREFSSRKHPRGCLISTAVLTCAAENQPIAELVAGLRSGTLALFRDRIARGIAQGELPAGTDAEALARYFGAIIQGMSVQAQDGASEAELLALAEVAMRAWDNKRS; from the coding sequence ATGAAAAACAGCTCCATCCCGGAACGGCGCCCGCGAGGACGCCCCCGGGGCTTCGACAGCACGAGGGCGCTCGATGAGGCCCTGAAGGTGTTCTGGCGGCTCGGCTACGAGGGCGCGTCGATCACCGACCTCACCGAGGCGATGGGCATCACGGCGCCCAGTCTCTATGCGGCGTTCGGGTCCAAGGCGGAGCTCTACCGTCAGGCCCTGGAGCGTTATCGGGCCGAACAGGGCGCCTTCACGGCTCGCGCGCTCGCCGAGGAGCCGACCGCCCGCGCGGCCATCGCCAGGGTTCTGAGGGAGTCCGCCAGGGAGTTCTCCAGCCGGAAGCACCCCCGCGGATGCTTGATCTCGACGGCGGTCCTGACGTGTGCCGCCGAGAACCAGCCGATCGCCGAGCTCGTCGCCGGACTGAGATCGGGCACGCTGGCGCTGTTCAGGGACCGCATCGCTCGGGGTATTGCCCAAGGAGAGCTGCCGGCCGGGACGGACGCGGAGGCCCTCGCCCGGTATTTCGGCGCCATCATCCAGGGCATGTCGGTGCAGGCGCAGGACGGCGCGAGCGAGGCCGAGCTTCTCGCCCTCGCGGAGGTCGCGATGCGCGCCTGGGACAACAAGAGGAGCTGA
- the leuS gene encoding leucine--tRNA ligase, translating into MRQWMLRITRYADRLVDDLDGVDWPDSTLSMQRNWIGRSPGAEIDFVSPAGSIKVFTTRPDTLFGATYLVLAPEHPLVESLTTSAQKAAVEDYRQQARRKSDLERTDLAKEKTGVFTGSHATHPATGQPVPVWIADYVLTGYGTGAIMAVPAHDTRDHAFAKKFGLPIVEVVKGGRDVQEEAFTEEGVVTGSPPIDGLPTAEAKKKIIPWLEQKGVGKAAVSYRLRDWVFSRQRYWGEPIPIIHCKGSCGGPVAVPEEQLPVMLPDVERYEPTGTGESPLAAIRSWVETKCPRCGGPGERETDTMPNWAGSCWYFLRFIDPKNERAPFDPEVVKAWMPVDVYIGGAEHAVLHLLYARFWHKFLYDLGLLSVKEPFLKLRHQGMVLAYSYQDERGAYHPYDSVDFSTDPPTLKGGGKLVAQIEKMSKSRGNVVNPEEVIQKYGADGLRLYEMFMGDFEEAKPWDVRAIQGVARFLSRAWRLVDEWEPAKAPTEDTHLRLRHATIKAVGERIESFKFNTAISALMEYSSALGQGATRADLETFVLLLCPFAPHLAEAAWERLGNKPFASTQPWPTYDAALTVNETLEVAVQVNGKLRGTFVVPRDSDEALLQQRALELEAVKRHIEGKSVRRVIVVKGRLVNVVV; encoded by the coding sequence ATGCGCCAGTGGATGCTGCGCATCACCCGCTACGCGGACCGGTTGGTGGATGACCTCGATGGCGTCGACTGGCCCGACTCCACGCTGTCCATGCAGCGCAACTGGATCGGCCGCTCCCCCGGCGCGGAGATCGACTTCGTCTCGCCCGCGGGCTCCATCAAGGTCTTCACCACCCGGCCGGACACCCTCTTCGGCGCCACGTACCTGGTGCTCGCCCCCGAGCACCCGCTCGTCGAGTCCCTGACGACATCCGCGCAGAAGGCCGCCGTCGAGGACTACCGGCAGCAGGCCCGCCGCAAGAGCGACCTCGAGCGCACGGACCTCGCGAAGGAGAAGACCGGCGTCTTCACCGGCAGCCATGCCACGCACCCGGCGACGGGACAGCCCGTGCCGGTGTGGATCGCCGACTATGTCCTCACCGGCTACGGCACCGGCGCCATCATGGCCGTGCCCGCCCACGACACGCGCGATCATGCCTTCGCGAAGAAGTTCGGGCTCCCCATCGTCGAGGTGGTGAAGGGCGGAAGGGACGTCCAGGAAGAGGCCTTCACCGAGGAGGGTGTGGTCACCGGCTCGCCTCCCATCGACGGGCTGCCCACCGCGGAGGCGAAGAAGAAGATCATCCCCTGGCTCGAGCAGAAGGGCGTGGGGAAGGCGGCGGTGAGCTACCGGCTGCGCGACTGGGTCTTCTCCCGCCAGCGCTACTGGGGCGAGCCCATCCCCATCATCCACTGCAAGGGCTCGTGCGGAGGACCCGTGGCGGTGCCCGAGGAGCAGCTCCCGGTGATGCTCCCGGACGTGGAGCGCTACGAGCCCACCGGCACGGGCGAGTCCCCGCTCGCGGCCATCCGGAGCTGGGTGGAGACGAAGTGCCCCAGGTGCGGCGGCCCTGGCGAGCGCGAGACGGACACCATGCCCAACTGGGCGGGCTCGTGCTGGTACTTCCTGCGCTTCATCGACCCGAAGAACGAGCGGGCTCCGTTCGATCCCGAGGTGGTGAAGGCGTGGATGCCGGTGGACGTGTACATCGGCGGCGCCGAGCACGCGGTGCTCCACCTGCTCTACGCGCGCTTCTGGCACAAGTTCCTCTACGACCTGGGCCTGCTCTCCGTGAAGGAGCCCTTCCTGAAGCTGCGTCACCAGGGCATGGTGCTCGCGTACAGCTACCAGGACGAGCGCGGCGCCTACCACCCGTATGACTCGGTGGACTTCAGCACGGATCCGCCAACGCTCAAGGGTGGCGGCAAGCTCGTGGCGCAGATCGAGAAGATGTCCAAGTCCCGGGGGAACGTCGTCAACCCCGAGGAGGTCATCCAGAAGTACGGCGCGGACGGGCTGCGCCTGTACGAGATGTTCATGGGCGACTTCGAGGAGGCGAAGCCGTGGGACGTGCGCGCCATCCAGGGCGTCGCGCGTTTCCTCTCGCGCGCCTGGCGCCTCGTCGATGAGTGGGAGCCGGCGAAGGCGCCCACCGAGGACACGCACCTGCGGCTCCGTCACGCCACCATCAAGGCGGTGGGCGAGCGCATCGAGTCATTCAAGTTCAACACCGCCATCTCCGCGCTGATGGAGTACTCGAGCGCGCTCGGACAGGGCGCCACCCGGGCGGACCTGGAGACGTTCGTCCTGCTGCTCTGCCCGTTCGCCCCCCACCTGGCGGAGGCCGCGTGGGAGCGGCTCGGGAACAAGCCCTTCGCCTCGACGCAGCCGTGGCCCACGTACGACGCGGCGCTCACGGTGAACGAGACACTGGAGGTGGCCGTCCAGGTGAACGGCAAACTGCGTGGCACGTTCGTGGTGCCCCGGGACTCGGACGAGGCCCTGCTGCAGCAGCGTGCGCTGGAGCTCGAGGCCGTGAAGCGTCACATCGAGGGCAAGAGCGTCCGCCGCGTCATCGTGGTGAAGGGCCGGTTGGTCAACGTCGTCGTGTGA
- a CDS encoding serine hydrolase domain-containing protein → MYSAIAPLLVVASLAQAPARPDVPGERALAARLDGAIDRALAEKRIVGTVVLVAKDGEVVYRRAAGFADREARRPMREDALFRLASMSKPIVSVAALALVDQRKLSLDEPVTKWIPAFRPKLADGREAVITVRQLLTHTAGLTYGFFESEQGPYHRARVSDGLDLDEPGLTLDENLRRIASVPLSFEPGTRWGYSVATDVLGAVVARAGGAPLPRVVERLVTRPLGMSDTGFSVKDAARLATPYADGKPEPVRMGGSHVVPFGGGGIRYAPGRALDRRAFPSGGAGMVGTAGDFLRLLESLREGGAPVLAASTVEQMTRAQVGPEAETQGPGWGFGFGAAVLVDPVKARSPQSAGSYQWGGAYGHSWFVDPVRGLTVVALTNTALEGMSGAFPVELRDAIYGTGD, encoded by the coding sequence ATGTATTCTGCCATCGCCCCCCTCCTTGTGGTTGCCAGCCTCGCACAGGCTCCCGCCCGCCCCGACGTCCCCGGGGAGCGTGCCCTCGCGGCGCGTCTGGACGGGGCCATCGACCGAGCGCTCGCGGAGAAGCGGATCGTCGGAACCGTCGTTCTCGTCGCGAAGGACGGAGAGGTCGTCTACCGGCGCGCCGCCGGCTTCGCGGATCGCGAGGCGAGGCGGCCCATGCGGGAGGACGCGCTGTTCCGCCTGGCCTCCATGTCCAAGCCCATCGTGTCCGTTGCCGCACTGGCCCTGGTGGACCAACGGAAGCTCTCACTGGACGAGCCCGTCACGAAGTGGATTCCGGCCTTCCGGCCGAAGCTGGCGGACGGCCGTGAAGCCGTCATCACCGTGCGCCAGCTGCTGACCCATACCGCGGGCTTGACCTATGGCTTCTTCGAGTCCGAGCAGGGGCCGTATCACCGGGCGAGGGTCTCCGATGGTCTGGACCTGGATGAGCCCGGTCTGACCCTGGACGAGAACCTTCGCCGTATCGCGTCGGTTCCGCTGTCGTTCGAGCCTGGGACGCGCTGGGGTTACTCCGTGGCGACGGATGTGCTGGGAGCGGTCGTCGCCCGCGCCGGAGGGGCGCCGCTGCCCAGGGTCGTCGAGCGACTCGTCACCCGTCCTCTGGGCATGTCGGACACGGGATTCAGCGTCAAGGACGCCGCGCGGCTCGCGACGCCCTATGCGGACGGGAAACCGGAGCCGGTGCGCATGGGCGGGTCGCACGTCGTGCCATTCGGGGGTGGAGGGATCCGCTATGCTCCCGGTCGAGCCCTGGACCGACGCGCCTTTCCCTCGGGAGGGGCGGGCATGGTGGGCACGGCGGGTGATTTCCTGAGGCTCCTGGAGAGCCTCCGCGAGGGCGGCGCGCCGGTGTTGGCGGCGTCCACCGTCGAGCAGATGACCCGCGCGCAGGTCGGTCCGGAGGCCGAGACGCAGGGACCCGGCTGGGGCTTCGGCTTTGGCGCGGCGGTGCTCGTGGATCCGGTGAAGGCCCGGAGCCCCCAGTCGGCTGGGAGCTACCAGTGGGGCGGAGCCTACGGCCACAGCTGGTTCGTCGATCCGGTTCGCGGCTTGACGGTCGTGGCTCTCACCAACACCGCGCTCGAGGGCATGTCGGGAGCCTTCCCCGTCGAGCTCCGCGACGCCATCTACGGCACCGGCGACTGA
- a CDS encoding ABC transporter permease, protein MKLRLGEGFERLIDMLKERFDPFFHSLADGLTAAIRGLEAVLLLPPSYVIIGLLAAASWRLSGLGSAVLSALGLLLIDKMGLWQATMETLALVLSAAVVSLLLGIPLGIASTYSRWMERLMRPVLDLMQTMPAFVYLIPAVLFFRLGKVPGMVATVIFAMPPAVRLTQLGIKQVPRDVVDAAIAFGSTPRQLLFQVQLPIALPTLLAGVNQTLMLSLSMVVISAMIGAGGLGEEVLKGITQLRIGLGFESGIAVVILAIVLDRLTHALGQSRTRPS, encoded by the coding sequence ATGAAGCTTCGTCTCGGAGAGGGGTTCGAGCGCCTCATCGACATGCTCAAGGAGCGGTTCGATCCGTTCTTCCACTCGCTCGCGGATGGCCTGACCGCCGCCATCCGTGGCCTGGAAGCCGTGCTGCTCCTGCCGCCCAGCTACGTCATCATCGGGCTGCTGGCGGCGGCCTCCTGGCGGCTGTCCGGGCTGGGCTCCGCGGTGCTGTCCGCGCTGGGCCTGCTGCTCATCGACAAGATGGGCCTGTGGCAGGCGACGATGGAGACACTCGCGCTGGTGCTCAGCGCGGCGGTGGTGTCGCTGCTGCTGGGCATCCCGCTGGGCATCGCGAGCACCTACAGCCGGTGGATGGAGCGGCTGATGCGTCCGGTGCTGGACCTGATGCAGACGATGCCCGCCTTTGTCTACCTCATCCCCGCGGTGCTCTTCTTCCGGCTGGGGAAGGTGCCGGGCATGGTGGCCACCGTCATCTTCGCCATGCCGCCGGCGGTGCGCCTCACCCAGCTGGGCATCAAACAGGTGCCGCGCGACGTGGTGGACGCGGCCATCGCCTTCGGCTCCACGCCCCGGCAGCTGCTCTTCCAGGTGCAGCTCCCCATTGCTCTGCCCACGCTGCTGGCTGGCGTGAATCAGACCCTCATGCTGTCGCTCTCGATGGTGGTCATCTCCGCGATGATCGGCGCCGGGGGCCTGGGCGAGGAGGTCCTCAAGGGCATCACCCAGCTGCGGATCGGACTGGGTTTCGAAAGCGGTATCGCGGTGGTCATCCTGGCCATCGTGCTGGACCGCCTGACGCACGCGCTGGGCCAGTCCCGGACGCGTCCTTCGTGA
- a CDS encoding SDR family NAD(P)-dependent oxidoreductase has translation MKLVSSSAIVTGAGQGIGLGIASRLMRDGANVLLVGRTREKVEAAAGELNRVMEGRARAVAFAGDVVRAEDVARALEVATREFGLPGILVNNAGTATIRPILDLPEEEFDTVMDINLKGPFLFTKAFARALVAAKQPGSIVNISSLNQTAVTDGMAHYCASKAGLANFSKVAASELGRYGIRVNVVAPGAILTPLAESAGLMQGPMGRGFLEHTPLGKVCGEPEDVAKVVSFLCSELASWVTGETIAVDGGNHIRGLHSYADTLGITPKAD, from the coding sequence ATGAAGCTCGTATCGAGCAGTGCAATCGTGACGGGAGCGGGGCAGGGAATCGGATTGGGAATCGCCTCGCGCCTGATGAGGGATGGAGCCAATGTGCTCCTCGTTGGCCGGACGCGGGAGAAGGTGGAGGCGGCCGCCGGGGAGCTCAACCGCGTGATGGAGGGGCGCGCGCGGGCGGTGGCCTTCGCGGGAGACGTGGTCCGGGCGGAGGACGTGGCCCGGGCGCTCGAGGTCGCCACGCGCGAGTTCGGTCTGCCCGGCATCCTGGTGAACAACGCCGGGACGGCGACGATCCGCCCGATCCTCGACCTGCCGGAGGAGGAGTTCGACACGGTCATGGACATCAACCTGAAGGGCCCCTTCCTCTTCACGAAGGCGTTCGCGCGGGCACTCGTCGCGGCGAAGCAGCCCGGGTCGATCGTCAACATCTCCTCGCTGAACCAGACGGCCGTGACGGATGGCATGGCCCATTACTGTGCGTCCAAGGCGGGGTTGGCGAACTTCTCGAAGGTCGCGGCCTCGGAGTTGGGGCGGTACGGAATCCGGGTGAACGTCGTGGCGCCGGGGGCCATCCTCACGCCGCTCGCCGAGTCGGCGGGACTCATGCAGGGGCCCATGGGGCGGGGGTTCCTCGAGCACACGCCGCTGGGCAAGGTGTGCGGCGAGCCGGAGGACGTGGCGAAGGTGGTGTCGTTCCTGTGCAGTGAGCTGGCGTCGTGGGTGACCGGCGAAACCATCGCGGTCGACGGCGGCAATCACATCCGCGGGCTCCACAGCTACGCGGACACGCTGGGCATCACCCCCAAGGCGGACTGA
- a CDS encoding helix-turn-helix domain-containing protein, with amino-acid sequence MRDLDITEVARRSGVPASTLRFYEEKGLIASIGRRGLRRLFDPGVLERLALIALGRAAGFSLDEIALMFAPDGRTRIDRQMLTAKAEELDRTIRELSALRDSLRHAAACPAPSHMECPTFRRILRAAASGAIGARTKKHQLPSGGRCR; translated from the coding sequence GTGAGAGACCTGGACATCACCGAGGTAGCGCGGCGGTCCGGCGTTCCTGCCTCGACGCTGCGGTTCTATGAGGAGAAGGGGCTGATCGCCTCCATCGGCAGGCGGGGCCTGCGCCGTCTGTTCGATCCCGGCGTGCTGGAGCGGCTGGCGCTGATCGCGCTGGGGCGCGCCGCCGGCTTTTCGCTCGATGAGATCGCCCTCATGTTCGCGCCGGATGGGCGGACGCGCATCGACCGGCAGATGCTCACGGCCAAGGCGGAGGAGCTGGACAGGACGATCCGCGAGCTCAGCGCCCTGCGCGACAGCCTACGGCATGCCGCTGCCTGCCCCGCGCCGAGCCATATGGAATGCCCCACCTTCCGCCGCATCCTGCGGGCCGCCGCGTCTGGAGCCATTGGAGCGCGAACGAAGAAGCATCAATTGCCTTCGGGCGGGCGCTGTCGCTGA
- a CDS encoding glycine betaine ABC transporter substrate-binding protein, with amino-acid sequence MNERQRSMPALLLAALAGLLLGATGCKKEQPAQATQAPAPQGKGVVKLVYVNWAEGVAMTHLARAILEDRMGYQVEMTMADVAPVFTAVANGDSDAFLDGWLPITHKDYLERFKDKVVDLGPNYEGARIGLVVPSYVKASSIEDLEGLKAELDGQIVGIDSGAGIMTTTEKAVSEYALGLKLVPSSGPAMTATLKDAISRKRPVVVTGWKPHWKFARWDLKFLEDPKGIYGGAETIHTIARRGLEQDKPEVASFLRNFKLDDQQLGSLMGAVAETRDDPARAVREWAKQHQALVDSWIPKA; translated from the coding sequence GTGAACGAAAGACAACGAAGCATGCCGGCCCTCCTGCTGGCGGCCCTCGCTGGCCTCCTCCTCGGAGCCACCGGCTGCAAGAAGGAGCAGCCCGCTCAGGCCACCCAGGCGCCAGCCCCGCAGGGCAAGGGCGTGGTCAAGCTCGTCTATGTGAACTGGGCCGAGGGAGTGGCGATGACCCACCTGGCCCGGGCCATCCTCGAGGACCGGATGGGCTATCAGGTGGAGATGACCATGGCGGATGTCGCCCCGGTCTTCACCGCGGTGGCGAACGGTGACAGCGATGCCTTCCTCGACGGATGGCTTCCGATCACCCACAAGGACTACCTGGAGCGCTTCAAGGACAAGGTGGTCGACCTCGGCCCCAACTACGAGGGTGCACGCATCGGGCTGGTAGTGCCGTCCTATGTGAAGGCCTCCTCCATCGAGGACCTCGAGGGCCTGAAGGCGGAGCTCGATGGGCAGATCGTCGGCATCGACTCGGGCGCGGGCATCATGACCACCACGGAGAAGGCCGTGAGCGAGTATGCACTGGGCCTCAAGCTGGTGCCCTCCAGCGGTCCGGCGATGACTGCCACTCTGAAGGACGCCATCAGCAGGAAGCGCCCGGTGGTGGTGACGGGCTGGAAGCCGCACTGGAAGTTCGCCCGTTGGGACCTCAAGTTCCTCGAGGATCCGAAGGGCATCTATGGCGGGGCGGAGACCATCCACACCATCGCCCGCAGGGGGCTCGAGCAGGACAAGCCCGAGGTGGCCAGCTTCCTGCGCAACTTCAAGCTGGATGACCAGCAACTCGGCAGCTTGATGGGCGCCGTCGCCGAGACGAGGGACGACCCGGCCAGGGCCGTCCGCGAGTGGGCGAAGCAGCACCAGGCCCTCGTGGACAGCTGGATTCCGAAGGCCTGA
- a CDS encoding glycoside hydrolase family 19 protein, with protein MLRQSLSGLSKSILSAAMVFASMAMALASQEAAAACRGAWAEGSAYNAGDGVTYNGGSYTALVSHTACVGCGWNPVAAPSLWSQGGDCGGGGGGGGGGNGGGGDGGNGGTGLRAILSEATFNSMFPGRSSFYTYSALVAAADTFPGFATTGDLDTRKREVAAFLANIAHETGHLVYVEEINKSVMCDTSWGPPGCGCAPGKWYYGRGPIQLSWNGNYCAAGNALGVDLMNNPDLVARDATIAWRTGFWFWMTQTGAGSMTAHNAIVNGAGFGETIRTINGALECNGRNPAQVQSRVNNYLNFTSKLGVSPGGNTGC; from the coding sequence ATGTTGCGACAGTCACTGAGTGGCCTTTCGAAGAGCATCCTCTCCGCGGCGATGGTGTTCGCTTCGATGGCGATGGCACTTGCTTCTCAAGAGGCGGCGGCGGCGTGTCGAGGCGCCTGGGCCGAGGGCTCGGCCTACAACGCGGGCGACGGTGTGACCTACAACGGCGGCAGCTACACGGCCCTCGTCTCCCATACCGCCTGCGTCGGTTGCGGCTGGAACCCCGTGGCGGCTCCGTCCCTGTGGTCGCAGGGTGGCGACTGCGGCGGTGGCGGCGGTGGTGGTGGCGGCGGCAATGGTGGCGGCGGCGATGGTGGCAATGGCGGCACCGGGCTGCGCGCCATCCTCAGCGAGGCCACGTTCAACTCGATGTTCCCCGGCCGTAGCAGCTTCTACACCTACTCGGCCCTGGTGGCGGCGGCGGATACCTTCCCCGGGTTCGCCACCACGGGTGACCTCGACACGCGGAAGCGCGAGGTGGCGGCCTTCCTCGCCAACATCGCCCACGAGACCGGCCACCTCGTCTACGTCGAGGAGATCAACAAGAGCGTCATGTGCGACACCAGCTGGGGCCCCCCGGGTTGCGGCTGCGCTCCGGGCAAGTGGTACTACGGCCGTGGCCCCATCCAGCTGTCGTGGAACGGCAACTACTGCGCCGCGGGCAACGCGCTGGGCGTGGACCTCATGAACAACCCCGACCTGGTCGCGCGGGACGCCACCATCGCCTGGCGGACCGGCTTCTGGTTCTGGATGACGCAGACGGGCGCGGGCTCCATGACGGCGCACAACGCCATCGTCAACGGCGCGGGCTTTGGTGAGACCATCCGCACCATCAACGGCGCCCTGGAGTGCAACGGCCGCAACCCCGCCCAGGTGCAGAGCCGCGTGAACAACTACCTGAACTTCACGAGCAAGCTCGGCGTGAGCCCCGGCGGCAACACCGGCTGCTGA
- a CDS encoding GNAT family N-acetyltransferase, which produces MKSLRSERLLLRPPRPEDLAPLSAILSDPAVSRWWPGFDESKVESELIAPDPDVTVYVIEHEHGVIGAIQFSEELDPQYRHASIDLFLSPRAWGRGFAPEAIRTLAVYLFEERGHHRLVIDPAADNARAIRAYEKVGFRPVGTMRQYERGADGTWHDGVLLDLLADELAPPTHPPRARA; this is translated from the coding sequence ATGAAAAGCCTACGCTCCGAACGGTTGCTCCTCCGGCCCCCCCGACCAGAGGATCTCGCACCCCTGTCGGCCATCCTGTCGGATCCGGCGGTCTCCCGGTGGTGGCCGGGTTTCGACGAGAGCAAGGTCGAGTCCGAGCTCATCGCGCCGGATCCGGACGTCACCGTCTATGTGATCGAGCACGAGCACGGTGTCATCGGCGCGATCCAGTTCAGCGAAGAGCTCGACCCCCAGTACCGCCATGCGAGCATCGACCTGTTCTTGAGCCCGCGGGCGTGGGGGAGAGGCTTCGCTCCCGAAGCCATTCGCACGCTCGCGGTCTACCTGTTCGAGGAGCGGGGCCACCATCGGCTGGTCATCGACCCTGCCGCGGACAACGCCCGTGCGATTCGGGCGTACGAGAAGGTTGGCTTCCGGCCGGTCGGCACCATGCGTCAATACGAGCGCGGCGCTGACGGCACCTGGCACGACGGCGTGTTGCTGGATCTGCTCGCGGACGAGCTCGCGCCACCCACCCACCCGCCTCGAGCGCGGGCCTGA
- a CDS encoding class I SAM-dependent methyltransferase — protein sequence MNVTRQTDDAQTTLWNGPAGRAWVETQELLDQMFKPLEDLLVEAVFAGSGRQVLDVGCGTGSTTLAVSRLLGANGRCIGIDISEPMLTAARARAEREGTPASFIRANAQNHAFEPASFDMIISRFGVMFFDDSVRAFANLRRAAKDDAELRFVAWRSPSENPFMTTAERAAAPLLPNLPARRPDAPGQFAFADQRRVHRILEEGGWAEIDIRPIDVVCTLPEKELVRYLTRLGPLGLILHEADDRTRTQVIEAVRAAFEPYVHGAEVRFNAACWMVGARAPSAPKEAAST from the coding sequence ATGAATGTCACGCGCCAGACCGATGACGCGCAGACGACGCTTTGGAATGGCCCCGCCGGACGCGCCTGGGTCGAGACGCAGGAGTTGCTCGACCAGATGTTCAAGCCGCTCGAAGACCTGCTCGTCGAAGCGGTCTTCGCCGGCTCCGGGCGCCAGGTGCTCGACGTCGGCTGCGGTACGGGCAGCACGACGCTCGCCGTCTCGCGGCTGCTCGGCGCGAACGGCCGCTGCATCGGCATCGACATTTCGGAGCCGATGCTCACCGCCGCCCGGGCCCGCGCCGAACGGGAAGGCACACCGGCGAGCTTCATCCGCGCCAACGCGCAGAACCACGCCTTCGAGCCCGCGAGCTTCGACATGATCATTTCGCGCTTCGGCGTCATGTTCTTCGACGACTCCGTCCGGGCCTTCGCGAACCTGAGACGAGCCGCGAAGGACGACGCCGAATTGCGGTTCGTCGCCTGGCGGAGTCCTTCGGAAAACCCGTTCATGACGACGGCCGAGCGCGCCGCGGCACCGCTCCTGCCGAACCTCCCCGCTCGCCGGCCGGACGCGCCGGGGCAGTTCGCCTTCGCGGACCAGCGCCGGGTCCATCGCATCCTGGAGGAAGGCGGCTGGGCCGAGATCGACATCCGGCCGATCGATGTTGTCTGCACCCTGCCCGAGAAGGAGTTGGTCCGGTACCTGACCCGGCTCGGTCCCCTCGGCCTGATTCTTCACGAGGCGGACGACCGGACTCGCACCCAGGTCATCGAAGCGGTCCGCGCCGCTTTCGAGCCCTATGTGCACGGAGCGGAAGTCCGCTTCAACGCTGCCTGCTGGATGGTCGGCGCCCGAGCGCCGTCCGCGCCGAAGGAGGCCGCGAGTACCTGA
- a CDS encoding quaternary amine ABC transporter ATP-binding protein — protein MTASNPERTTASEARAMAMTEAKIEVRGLRKIYGGRPDKALALLQQGLSKEEILQKTGCTVAIQDATFEVHRGEIFVIMGLSGSGKSTVLRCLNRLIEPSAGSVVVDGLDVTKAGKASLLEIRRRKMAMVFQNFGLLPHRNIVHNVEYGLEVQGVDKATRRAKALQALELVGLQGYADKLPRELSGGMQQRVGLARALATDAEILLMDEAFSALDPLIRKQMQDELLELQSKMNKTLVFITHDLDEALKLGSRIAIMRDGAIVQLGTPEEILTRPANDYVRAFVQDVDRTRIITAGAIMERPEVMLSPQDGPALAVERMREAGASTLIVTDASRRFRGVVRIDDALALVRENKHSLEDAILTDVPTTTADTPIAKLVPVAAGTRIPIAVLSEDQTVLGIVGRASILAGIVGEQR, from the coding sequence GTGACTGCCTCCAACCCCGAGCGGACCACCGCGAGCGAAGCGAGGGCCATGGCCATGACGGAGGCGAAGATCGAGGTCCGGGGCCTGAGGAAGATCTACGGCGGCCGCCCGGACAAGGCGCTCGCCCTGCTCCAGCAGGGGCTGTCCAAGGAGGAGATCCTCCAGAAGACGGGCTGCACGGTCGCCATCCAGGACGCCACGTTCGAGGTCCACCGCGGGGAGATCTTCGTCATCATGGGCCTGTCGGGCAGCGGCAAGTCCACGGTGCTGCGCTGCCTCAACCGCCTCATCGAGCCGAGCGCGGGAAGCGTGGTGGTGGACGGGCTGGACGTCACGAAGGCAGGCAAGGCGAGCCTGCTGGAGATCCGCCGGCGCAAGATGGCGATGGTCTTCCAGAACTTCGGGCTGCTGCCGCACCGGAACATCGTCCACAACGTCGAGTACGGCCTCGAGGTGCAGGGGGTGGACAAGGCCACGCGCCGGGCCAAGGCGCTCCAGGCGCTGGAGCTGGTGGGACTGCAAGGCTACGCGGACAAGCTGCCCCGCGAGCTCAGCGGTGGCATGCAGCAGCGGGTGGGCCTGGCTCGCGCGCTCGCCACCGACGCGGAGATCCTCCTGATGGACGAGGCCTTCAGCGCGTTGGACCCGCTCATCCGCAAGCAGATGCAGGACGAGCTGCTCGAGCTGCAATCGAAGATGAACAAGACCCTCGTCTTCATCACCCACGACCTGGACGAGGCACTGAAGCTGGGGAGCCGCATCGCCATCATGCGCGACGGCGCCATCGTGCAGCTCGGCACGCCGGAGGAGATCCTCACCCGGCCGGCCAACGACTACGTCCGGGCCTTCGTGCAGGACGTGGACCGCACCCGCATCATCACCGCGGGCGCCATCATGGAGCGGCCGGAAGTCATGCTGAGCCCCCAGGACGGCCCGGCGCTGGCCGTCGAGCGGATGCGGGAGGCGGGCGCCTCCACCCTCATCGTGACGGACGCCTCGCGCCGGTTCCGGGGCGTGGTCCGCATCGACGACGCGCTGGCCCTGGTGCGTGAGAACAAGCACAGCCTGGAGGACGCCATCCTCACCGACGTGCCCACCACCACGGCCGATACGCCCATCGCGAAGCTGGTTCCGGTGGCGGCCGGAACGAGGATTCCCATCGCCGTCCTCTCCGAGGACCAGACCGTCCTGGGCATTGTCGGGCGAGCCTCCATCCTGGCGGGCATCGTGGGGGAGCAGCGCTGA